The genomic stretch TTGCTACGGGACTTTAATAGCACTGCTGTGTCGGGGTGATGGGTCTGCCGATTTGCACCCCTTTGTCCCTTTGATGCCCTTTCTGCCCTTTTCCATGCAGGTGTCCGGCCTTTCCAGTATGGCCACTAGTGGTTCTCTGCTCTCTGCTTGACCTTAGTCGTGGGAGGCACCAGTGCAAGATTGGTGCACGGTGGCAGGTAGGAGTGGGTCAGGTTGGGCATCCCTTGGCTCCTTCCCTGCAGGCTCTctggtggtggggggcagggattGGAGGGGTGGGATTGCTTTTCTTTACAAGGCCCAGATTCTTGCAGTTGGCCTCCTGTGGAGAGCTGGCATGTCCGGGTCATTGtactccctccttccccttgtCCCCTTAGGATCATGGCTACAACAGTTCCCTACTGAAGAGGAGACCTCAACCCCTGTCTGGTTTCTTACACCTGTCTTCACCTCTGCAGACAGCGTGGTTGTTAAACCTTATTCTCTACGGTGTGTTTGAATGGCTTGCTTTTTCCTTCTGGGCCTCTGATTCTGCTCCACCCTGTCACAGCCTCCTTTCTACCTTTCCTACAATTGCTCACCCACACCGAAAATGCTTTCCCGGGTCCCCTCTGCCTCTTTTAATCCTGCCCATTCAGTGCCTGGTCTCTTCCAGAAGCTTCCTCTGACTCACCTTCATTTCCCCAAAATCCTAGTTTTCTAAAAATTAGCACCGTCCGGCCCCGTAGGTTTGTGCTCACTCCTTGTTCTCTCATTGTTTCCCAAAAGTTGATATTACTTCTCCAGTACGCTTTCACCTTCTACGAGGGCAGACCATGTCACGGTGTTCTGCATGACTCACAGAGTGCTAGGTGCGTCTCACCTGCCTCAGAAATCCTCTGTGGAGACTGTATTCATCTGTAGCTTCCTGGGCCCTGCCTCGGGGATGGCAGGTTGTCTGATGGCCAGTGTCAGGGCAGGGAGATGCAGTGAGTTGTTTCACCTGGTGTCCTGATAGATCTTGGTGAGCAGCACCGTGTGGGGGTGgtgctttcttctccttccctgagACATGGTAGGTAATTCCAAAGAGCTCATCTGGTTTCCTTCTCAAAACAGtaattgaaacaaaagaataaaagctcTTTAGGAAAATGCATTGCAAACCCTGTCCACACAGAAAGGAGCAATTAAGAGGGTGAAGAATGGGAGGACTGGAAATCCCTAGCATGAAAGTGGGCATAGGAGCTAGGTGGTAAGTACAAGGAAGTACAGGTGGAGCAATACTTCCAAGAGGTCATAATACCCAGCAGCAGGATCACAGGTAGGGCTGACAGCCGATATTTTTAGAGTCTTTAGAATCCCAGGAGACATAAATGAAATCAACAGATTTTGTTGCTTCTTTtgactgaggggaaaaaaaaaaaaggaggctgattttttttaaagtgctgctAGAGAACAATCCATTGAAAAGGCAAGACTCAGAGGGCTGCCCAGGATTAGAatcaggggagaaaaaaacaaggcAGACCCCCAAACCACCCATCAAGGAGTATAGTTTCACAGGATGCCAATACATTgattttttctagaaaattgaTTGGCGCAATTATCTGTTCATTGTCTTTGGAGAATACCCTTGCAGTTTTGTTATGGGCTTTCCTAAACAAGATCCTGTTAGTAGGGAGCTCTGCGGCATTCTCAGCCACTCAAATCTCTGTCTTGtgctagggttttttttttttttttttttttttttttttttttttttttttttttttttgtgctaggGTTATCTAAAACAATGTCGGATTAATTTCTCTGGCCTCTGGGAGTAATTTGAGGCTTCTCCGGAGTGGGACAGGTCACGGCAGGTTGAGCTATAAAAGCTGACTGCACTGTGATTGTGCTCTGGGTAACATACTGCAAAGTGCTTGGTTGGCTTGTCCATCAAGATGAAAAATGGCCCTTTGGTGATGTTTCTATTTATCGAAGAAAGACAGCGTGCTTGGTGGTCATTTCAGGTAGAAGATCTTGTTCAGATAATATCCCCAGATTTAATTCTGGATTTCCTTCCATGGGGTATAGGGAGGAAGGCAGGACTGATTTGGGACCTCCCTAACAGTATAGCacatgaaagaggaagagaactCTCCCACTTCAACGTAGAACACAGTGTAGTTCTGGCCCTTGGGCTCTCCCGTGTACTGATACAGGTCCTGGGGTGGCCTGCTGTGTCCAGGGGACATACAGGTACCCAGGAGCAGAGAGCTGGCTGGCAAAGGGAGGGCACGGTGTGAGCTGGGGTTCATGGCTAAAGGGTGAAGTGGAGGAGGTTGGAGTaggagagaaagataaaaatgtcagATGCATGTCACAGGCATGTATGATCTGAGAACTGATGGGACCTAGTCTTTGGGGTTCCCCAGAAGTACTTGGAATTCGGAGACTTTTTGAGGGGTGGAGTCCTATGTTAGCAGGTGGGAAGGGAAACATGGCCCACAAGCAGGCTTAGGGAAGTTGGAAAGGCAGGCAGTCTGACCTGGGGGGTAATTGGTGGTATGATTATAATTGGCTTAGGTGTTGCTTGTTGGTTTTGAAGTCACTTGGACATCCAACTGAAGTGGTCTGTTATGTTCTTGGGCAGAAAGGGGAGGATTGaatatttggagttttaaaattatgtattttctttagaaGAGAGACCCTTTATACACAAATCAGTCATTTACACTTTAGTATGAACAAAGGTCTGCAAATAGGTTTTGGTAGAAGGGAAAAACAAGGAGCCACATGTTTCCCATATGATGGGAAAGTGGTTGTCTCTCAGGAGAGAAATTCAGCCACAGAGGGAGGCTGACCTTGCCGAGGTCTGTCTTCATGATAAAGTCCTGAGCCTGTTCTGCAGTGGTAGTTATCTCTCCATCAACTCTACCCTTAATTTTGTCCCCAGGTTTAATGGGGAAGTAAATCTTTTTCCCCTAGGCTCATATAtcacatcattatcatcattttacttttggtttcaatatattattcttttttttaatattacatttatctttgctttattgagatataatttgcatatcagaaactttgcccattttaagtatacaaattTAAGTATacaaattcagtgatttttagtaagTTTACTGAGTTGTACAGCTatcaccacaatccagttttagaatattttcattagcTCGGTGAGAAACTCTTGCTTGGTTAATGTGAATCCGTTCTTCCAGTATTATTTTATTGTGCAAAATGGGCATTCAAGACATGTTCCAGGTTCTTCAGAGAAGTGAGTATCAGAGATTAGCCTTGAGTTCTGGAGTCAGGAAGCCTTGGAACCTAATCCTGGCTTTTCCTCTTAGTATTTGGGAGCTGATTTAACTACTCAGACTGTCAGTTGTTCATCTGAAAAATATGATTAGTAATATCTACCTACACAATTGCTCAGATGATTAGAGACAATGTTTGTGAAGGGTCAgacacatagtagatgttcagtGAAATTATGAAATTATCACAAACCTGCAGGTGCTTGCAAAAGATAGGGATTGACTGGGCCTAGGGGCTGAATTCTgagattcattatttttctgtttgtaattTAATTCATGGGATCAGGTAGGAAGGAGAAAACATAATTTAGTTGTACTAGTTAttggctgcttttaaaaaatcaaatgcattttaagaatcttaatttcttttgatttatgtTGCTCAAATTTTTCCCTCTTAAAGCTACAGAGATTTTCTTTCCAAATGGCTTGACTCCCCCTGACCTCCCCCGAACTCAGCTCTTTGTTCCACAGTTTTGCCTTGCTTTCTTCTGaaatggatttgaaaaaaaaaaaaaaaaaagactctggctTCAGCTTTTCAGAGCCCGGTAGTGATTTTCTCTGCTGCTATGAAATTTAAGAACCATAAAATGCTGTTGCCATTTCCTGTGGATGTTCTGCTTCTGTGTTTCGATTTCATATTTATTGCCATATGAGTCAAGATCACAATAAGTTGCTTCATTGCTCTGCGTTACTGATATAGTGCCATCCATTTATGCGGGGGCCATGCAGCTACTGGCCGGGTGCCTGTTGCTAGGTACCTGGAAAACTAAACACTGCCACTGGGGGTGCCTTTCTCTCAGAGTCTGTTCAGGGTCCTGATTTGGGAAGGGTAAGGGAAGTCCAGGGGGAGGCTGCTTCTGCCTTGCTCCTCTTCCGTCTGGAGGGACACTGTAGATGGAAAGCCCACTATTGTCCAAGCTCTCCTACTTTGGCCAATTCCACACTGGGACAGCTTTCCAGATGGACTGGGGACGAATGGGAACTCCATGCCACTTTGAATTTTGGGACCCCTCTGTGGATGCTTCTGGGGGACAGTTTTTCTGTCTGTTTCTGTCTGTTTCACCTTGAACATGCTTGCCCAAGATGGAGGTTCTTGGGCTTCATTCTCTGGACAGCGTGACTCAGAATATCTGAGGATAGAGTTCTGACATGTTTGTTTTCTGGATGGTTGTAATGCACACCAAAGTTAGGGCCTTGAAAAGGTAAGTTGTTCTTTGAACCAcacctccttctttttttaatcatcctTTTCCCTTCAAAACTCAAATCCAAACCAAAACAGAAGTCTTCAGAGAATACGCCTTCACGCTGGGGGTTCCACGTTTGTCTGAATCTGCTCTGTGGGGAGAATCATGTTCCCATCTCTGCCAGTATTTGAGGGACCGTTGGGGACTCCTCTGAATTTCAGAAGTGAGACTTAAGAAAAACAATGTTGAAATAATTATCAATTAGGAGATGTTGctacctttctaaaataaaaaatatagccaTGGTATTTGTTTCATGTGGCTGCTGAAACTAGGTGGTTTcagacaaaagaaatttattcctTCAGTGTTTTGGAGGCTGCAAGTCTGAAGTCAAGATGTCAGCAGTGCCACACTTGGCCCCTGGGGCCTCCCTCTCagactctaggggagaatctgtttcatgcctttctcttagcttctggCGTTCCTGGCAATCCATGGTGTTCTTGGCTTTCAGCTACATAGTTTCAGACTCTGCCCCCATTGCCACATGGCcttctcctgtgtgtctctgtcttctcttctgctTATAAGGACACCGGACATCGGACTAGGGCCCAACCTAATGACCTTATCTTAATGTATTACATCCACGAAGACCCTACTTCTGAATAAGGTCACGTTCTTAGGTTCTGGTGCTAGGATTGCAACCTGTTTTTTGGGGGACATAATTCATCTCCTAACAGTCTTATTTCTTATGACTgatctgtcttctttttaagtTTCCAACCCACTGAGTAGCAAGGAAAAACTAAATTTAGTCCAATCCAGTAAACTCAGTCCAATTGAATGACTTAAATGGTCTATTCATTCTCCATGGGCATGACTCAGATAGATTCTCAGTCtttcttacttcctttttcttttccttatatctCCATGGAATCTAGAGTTTAGAAGGCTGGGTTGACATGACTTCATGGTCATAGAGGAAGAGGCAGATTTACTGCAACCCTGCTTCCTCCTTGCTGGTCTCTGCTGCAGGATGACAGTTCTCTCTGGTCTTGCTTCAGCAATGGTTTCCACTGATGTAGACTGGTTTTTGCTGACTTTTTGGGATTAAGTGCTGGCAGCCTCCTCTGTAATTCCATAATCTTGACCAGTAGTCCCTGAAATTTGGAAATCTTTCTCATCGTAAAGATGGGATTTCAGGCTACAGTTTTATTAAGGGAACTGAGAAAATCAGCTCTGAGACTCAGAGTTGATCagtggctttttttatttttacagcacCCATCCTCTTCATCCCAAAGGCAGGAACCCTCATGGTTTAGTCTCTGTTTGCAAGGGAATAAGAtctaagaacaaacaaaaaccatatggtATATTAGCTAGCTATCACTGTATAACAAACCATCTGAAAGCACAGTGGCTTAAGATAGGTGGATaactatttgttatttattaactATTGGGCCAA from Canis lupus dingo isolate Sandy chromosome 1, ASM325472v2, whole genome shotgun sequence encodes the following:
- the LOC112644633 gene encoding uncharacterized protein LOC112644633 isoform X2, whose protein sequence is MILASRASAGVEVGGRLMQYTETVATRCPAFPVWPLVVLCSLLDLSRGRHQCKIGARWQDHGYNSSLLKRRPQPLSGFLHLSSPLQTAWLLNLILYGVFEWLAFSFWASDSAPPCHSLLSTFPTIAHPHRKCFPGSPLPLLILPIQCLVSSRSFL
- the LOC112644633 gene encoding uncharacterized protein LOC112644633 isoform X1, which codes for MAMPSIITLFYILFIVVFPCLHDVFRFYLICRYNPRMLQEVKCLLQFGEESGNNCKGPSFPMEDGRWLLAERKREKQTCETSLKASALKCHTINSVDTPLAKTSHSAEHNISGTGEVNFREYGCPAFPVWPLVVLCSLLDLSRGRHQCKIGARWQDHGYNSSLLKRRPQPLSGFLHLSSPLQTAWLLNLILYGVFEWLAFSFWASDSAPPCHSLLSTFPTIAHPHRKCFPGSPLPLLILPIQCLVSSRSFL